In the genome of Henningerozyma blattae CBS 6284 chromosome 5, complete genome, one region contains:
- the PLB3 gene encoding lysophospholipase (similar to Saccharomyces cerevisiae PLB1 (YMR008C) and PLB3 (YOL011W); ancestral locus Anc_6.42) gives MQLREALITAIVLTSTAEAWSPSNGYAPANVSCPDDINLVRRADGKISPNESDWLQKRNANTEVSLKEFLERATKNFSDTSFMDKLFPSSSSSNSSYQYLPKIGIGCSGGGYRAMLAGAGMLSGFDNRTDGAWDHGLGGILQSATYLAGLSGGNWLVGTLAGNNWTSVQAIVNNFSHDDSIWDIDHSIVSPGGWNILKTGNRWDDISDDVHSKKDAGFNISFTDVWGRALAYNWFPSLKRGGVGLTWDTLRESDVFINAEMPFPMSISDGRYPDTSVVNLNATLFEFNPFELGSWDPTLNSFTDVKYLGSNVDNGKPVDQGKCVGGYDNTGFMMGTSSSLFNQFLLRLNTTSLPKVIKKLLQDMLDDLADKSDDIAIYQPNPFKNVDNRPFSNYSDAIGKSDNLYLVDGGEDNENIPLVPLLQKGRDLDVIFALDNSADTDENYPDGASLVATYERQFGKQGANLSFPYVPDVNTFVNLGLNQKPTFFGCDAKNLTKLDHIPPLIVYIPNSKYSYNSGTSTFKMSYDKNERISMIQNGFEVVSRGNLTIDSDYLGCVACAIIRRKQESLNFTLPSECTKCFSNYCWNGTLNSTTPNNFKEESDYSSAEIDSAASVADASLASTSDSTTASSSSTSASASTTSSKGHKDDAKENSTSSKNAGVANMESFSSMSTIFIAAICAVLASAGLV, from the coding sequence ATGCAATTACGCGAGGCATTGATCACTGCTATCGTGTTAACTTCCACAGCTGAAGCTTGGTCTCCTTCAAATGGGTATGCTCCAGCAAATGTGTCATGTCCCGACGATATTAATTTGGTTAGAAGAGCAGATGGTAAAATCTCTCCAAATGAATCTGATTGGTTACAAAAGAGAAATGCCAACACTGAAGTATCCTTAAAGGAATTCTTGGAAAGAGCTACCAAGAATTTCTCAGATACTTCTTTTATGGACAAATTATTCCCAAGTTCTTCCTCAAGTAACTCAtcttatcaatatttaccTAAGATTGGTATTGGTTGTTCTGGTGGTGGTTACCGTGCCATGCTTGCAGGTGCAGGTATGTTGTCTGGTTTTGACAATAGAACAGATGGTGCATGGGATCATGGTCTAGGTGGTATCTTACAAAGTGCCACTTATTTGGCTGGTCTTTCCGGTGGTAATTGGTTGGTCGGTACTTTAGCCGGTAACAATTGGACTTCTGTGCAAGCCATTGTCAATAATTTCTCCCATGATGATTCTATTTGGGATATCGATCATAGTATTGTATCTCCAGGTGGTTGGAACATCTTGAAAACTGGTAACAGATGGGATGATATCTCTGATGACGTTCACTCCAAGAAAGATGCAGGTTTCAACATCTCATTCACTGATGTTTGGGGTAGAGCTTTAGCTTACAATTGGTTCCCAAGTTTGAAGAGAGGTGGTGTTGGTTTAACTTGGGACACTTTAAGAGAATCAGACGTCTTTATTAATGCAGAAATGCCATTCCCAATGTCTATCTCTGATGGTAGATATCCAGATACCTCTGTTGTCAATTTGAATGCCACTTTATTCGAATTCAATCCTTTCGAATTAGGTTCTTGGGATCCAACTTTGAATTCTTTCACTGATGTCAAATATTTAGGTTCTAACGTCGATAATGGTAAACCCGTAGATCAAGGTAAATGTGTTGGTGGGTATGATAATACCGGGTTCATGATGGGAACTTCCTCATCTTTATTCAATCAATTCTTACTAAGATTAAACACTACTAGTTTACCAAAAGTTATTAAGAAGTTGTTGCAAGATATGTTGGATGATTTAGCTGATAAATCTGATGATATTGCCATTTATCAACCAAATCCATTTAAAAACGTCGATAACAGACCTTTCTCCAATTATTCAGATGCCATTGGTAAATCTGATAACTTGTATTTGGTTGATGGTGGtgaagataatgaaaatattccTTTAGTTCCTTTATTACAAAAGGGTAGAGATTTAGATGTCATCTTTGCCTTGGATAATTCTGCTGATACTGATGAAAACTATCCAGATGGTGCCTCTTTGGTTGCTACTTATGAACGTCAATTCGGTAAACAAGGTGCTAATTTATCTTTCCCATACGTTCCTGATGTAAACACTTTCGTTAACTTGGGTTTGAATCAAAAACCAACTTTCTTTGGTTGTGATGCCAAGAATTTAACCAAATTGGATCATATCCCACCATTAATTGTTTACATTCCAAACTCCAAGTATAGTTACAATAGTGGTACTTCTACTTTCAAAATGTCTTATGACAAAAACGAGCGTATTAGTATGATTCAAAACGGGTTTGAAGTTGTCTCTCGTGGTAATTTGACTATCGATTCTGATTATTTGGGCTGTGTAGCTTGTGCCATCATTAGACGTAAACAAGAAAGCTTGAACTTTACTTTACCAAGTGAATGTACTAAATGTTTCTCTAACTATTGTTGGAATGGTACTTTGAACAGTACTACTCCAAATAACTTCAAAGAAGAAAGTGACTATAGTTCTGCTGAAATTGACTCTGCTGCCTCTGTTGCTGATGCTTCTTTGGCTTCCACCTCTGATTCTACCACCGCTTCTAGCTCTTCTActtctgcttctgcttCCACTACTTCTTCAAAGGGTCACAAGGATGACGCTAAAGAGAACTCCACTTCATCAAAGAATGCTGGTGTTGCCAATATGGAATCTTTCTCTTCAATGTctactatttttattgcTGCCATTTGTGCAGTTTTAGCAAGTGCTGGATTAGTTTAA
- the IZH2 gene encoding PAQR-type receptor (similar to Saccharomyces cerevisiae IZH2 (YOL002C); ancestral locus Anc_6.27), whose product MVTEVQRRKLTSSTEEGVELLYGDNQQQLNTSGSSGKRLYTWDEIPVWQHDNEYIYTGYVRETNSMKESFLSLFYIHNESVNIYTHLIPAFCFLSMLLFNTYGVKPHPTTTYGDYVAIDLFFIGAFTCLGLSSTFHCFKSHSLKISVFGNKLDYLGIVILISTSLISVLYFGYHDDPFIFYIFSGITLCFGIACGIASLKDKFRTREWRPYRAALFVLFGLSGVLPIIAGIMKYGIREVFERVQLKWIIWEGVLYIFGAFLYGARFPEKFMPGKVDIWGQSHQIFHVLVVIAALCHLRGLIGSYELVHQKLDAQLQSIT is encoded by the coding sequence ATGGTGACTGAAGttcaaagaagaaaattaacAAGTTCCACCGAAGAGGGTGTTGAGTTACTCTATGGTGACAATCAGCAACAATTAAATACGTCTGGCTCCAGTGGTAAAAGACTTTATACATGGGATGAAATTCCTGTATGGCAACATGacaatgaatatatttatactgGCTATGTGCGCGAAACAAATAGTATGAAGGAATCATTCTTGAGcttattttatattcataatGAATCagttaatatttatactcATTTGATCCCAGCTTTTTGCTTTTTAAGTATGctattatttaatacttATGGAGTAAAGCCTCATCCAACAACCACATATGGAGACTATGTTGCTATTGACCTTTTCTTCATTGGTGCTTTCACTTGTTTAGGGCTCAGTAGTACTTTCCATTGTTTTAAAAGTCACTCATTGAAAATATCCGTTTTCGGTAACAAGCTAGATTACTTGGGAATTGTTATATTAATCTCTACGTCTTTGATAAGTGTCTTATATTTCGGTTATCATGATGAtccatttatattttatatctttTCCGGTATCACTCTATGTTTTGGAATAGCTTGTGGTATCGCATCATTAAAGGATAAATTTAGAACAAGAGAATGGAGGCCTTATAGAGCCGctttatttgtattattcGGATTATCTGGTGTTCTACCAATCATTGCTGGTATAATGAAATATGGTATTCGTGAAGTATTTGAACGTGTTCAATTAAAATGGATCATTTGGGAAGGGgttctatatatattcgGTGCCTTTCTATATGGTGCAAGATTTcctgaaaaatttatgCCAGGAAAGGTAGATATTTGGGGCCAATCTCATCAAATTTTCCATGTTCTTGTTGTTATTGCTGCATTATGCCACTTACGTGGGTTAATTGGAAGTTATGAACTAGTTCATCAGAAATTAGACGCTCAATTGCAATCAATTACTTAA
- the TBLA0E03070 gene encoding alpha-keto acid decarboxylase family protein gives MSEITLGKYLFERLKQVNVNTIFGLPGDFNLALLDKIYEVPGMRWAGNANELNAAYAADGYARIKGMSCLITTFGVGELSALNGIAGSYAEHVGVLHVVGVPSTTSQAKKLLLHHTLGNGDFDVFHRMSTEISETTAMITDLSKAASQIDNCIRVTYTTQRPVYLGIPANMFDFTLPAKLLETPINMKLSPNNQESEDEVVETILRMVKGAKNPVIIADACCSRHNVKAETEKLIDATQFPAFTTPMGKGSINEHHPRFGGVYVGTLTRPEVKKAVESADLILSVGALLSDFNTGTFSYDYETKNIVEFHSDHIKIKNATFQGVQMKFVLDRLIKEIGDYVKDYKPVPVPAGIPDNKPCPDETPLQQEWLWNQLGNFLQEGDIVLTETGTSAFGINHTKFPKNTYGINQVLWGSIGFTGGCVLGAAFAAEEIDPKKRVHLFIGDGSLQLTVQEISTMIRWNLKPYLFVLNNNGYTIEKLIHGPTAQYNEIQGWDHLSILPTFGATDYEAIRVATIGEWNKLTTDDKFNKNSKIRMIEIMLPVMDAPSNLIAQGKLTEAINAAQ, from the coding sequence ATGTCTGAAATTACTTTGGGTAAATATCTTTTCGAAAGATTAAAGCAAGTCAATGTTAATACCATTTTTGGTTTACCAGGTGATTTCAATTTAGCTTTATTAGATAAGATCTATGAAGTTCCAGGTATGAGATGGGCCGGTAATGCTAATGAATTGAATGCTGCTTATGCTGCTGATGGTTATGCCAGAATTAAAGGTATGTCCTGTTTGATTACCACTTTTGGTGTTGGTGAATTATCTGCCTTGAATGGTATTGCTGGTTCTTATGCTGAACATGTTGGTGTTTTACATGTTGTTGGTGTTCCATCTACTACTTCTCAAgccaaaaaattattattacatcACACTTTAGGTAACGGTGATTTTGATGTTTTCCATAGAATGTCTACTGAAATTTCTGAAACCACTGCTATGATTACTGATTTAAGCAAAGCTGCTTCTCAAATTGATAACTGTATTAGAGTCACTTATACTACTCAAAGACCTGTTTACTTGGGTATTCCAGCCAATATGTTTGATTTTACATTACCAGCTAAATTATTGGAAACCCCAATCAATATGAAATTATCACCAAATAATCAAGAATCAGAAGATGAAGTTGTTGAAACTATTTTAAGAATGGTTAAAGGTGCTAAGAACCCAGTTATCATTGCTGATGCTTGTTGTTCTAGACATAATGTTAAAGCCGaaactgaaaaattaattgatgcTACTCAATTCCCAGCTTTCACTACTCCAATGGGTAAAGGTTCTATCAATGAACATCATCCAAGATTTGGTGGTGTTTATGTTGGTACTTTAACTAGACCTGAAGTTAAGAAAGCCGTCGAATCTGCTGATTTGATCTTATCTGTTGGTGCTTTATTATCTGATTTCAATACTGGTACTTTCTCTTACGATTATGAAACTAAGAACATTGTTGAATTCCATTCTGATCATATCAAGATTAAGAACGCCACTTTCCAAGGTgttcaaatgaaatttgTCTTGGATAGATTAATTAAGGAAATTGGTGATTACGTTAAGGATTACAAGCCAGTTCCAGTTCCAGCTGGTATCCCAGACAACAAGCCATGTCCAGATGAAACTCCATTGCAACAAGAATGGTTATGGAATCAATTGGGCAATTTCTTACAAGAAGGTGATATTGTATTGACTGAAACTGGTACTTCTGCCTTTGGTATTAATCATACTAAATTCCCTAAGAACACTTACGGTATCAATCAAGTCTTATGGGGTTCTATTGGTTTCACTGGTGGTTGTGTTCTTGGTGCCGCTTTTGCAGctgaagaaattgatcCAAAGAAGAGAGTTCATTTATTCATTGGTGATGGTTCTTTACAATTGACCGTTCAAGAAATCTCCACCATGATCAGATGGAACTTGAAACCATATTTGTTTGTCTTAAACAACAACGGTTACaccattgaaaaattaattcatgGTCCAACTGCTCAATATAATGAAATCCAAGGTTGGGATCATTTATCTATCTTACCAACTTTTGGTGCCACTGATTATGAAGCTATTAGAGTTGCCACTATTGGTGAATGGAACAAATTAACCACCGATGATAAATTCAACAAGAACTCCAAGATTAGAATGATTGAAATCATGTTACCAGTCATGGATGCACCATCCAACTTGATTGCTCAAGGTAAGTTGACTGAAGCTATTAACGCTGCCCAATAG
- the TBLA0E03050 gene encoding Zn(II)2Cys6 transcription factor domain-containing protein, translated as MIKKSSTYSRLGCEECKKAHVKCDENRPRCGRCQKTYKACIYSSNFVVKMFNGSFNVDMGRISSSSNNFSLQNNKDDNDKNNNNSNNGISMKAFATSKFQANLNNKIKVPNVRNKNLKTKTMSTVTPREKSQIKSHGKLQFSFKPGIRPKIDAHKKYLRKFNLNVNENIPKSLHHSPKLKASPHNNSNYGSTVKRIISVYGASQTLCTQENSSVTTYISSDSFDEKIEKKFMKYSSSSMGISSINSNLKSLKSDILDPIETPTLTDNNQTSDVNKIDRNIFFRENDVKLMKLLNYEADFIPNDPDIIDEEIIRKTFNLIKSHGLEGLIKNDPLPSIFLNTKEDNSTVVQLTKQNSLEIVKFCWEVMIAELTTGLLQLLPFEYFKQVILNMKQITVEFPEFNEAIIYLASHTLKTYYNIQKKFSLADLWDRYYRIPSLQKSLQTVHSLIDNYQLGNNSFYLLVYARISLDTYSWKKSQGWEQLTQQIIACLKQFLDQHLKGNFKFEESKPEFNSILSIHFCWIMYMQQCAYFLSSEVSIFGSVEDIDYFIKYTTSTHLNKGILMGNNFNLISGNTLDINSLFGKLWKASLQLKNEGIILTGIHIIKLKLTNKDERIRSRLHRLGAELKDDLALIVKNTDMYPLLQSDKYNGLENSLENSQKIAEFAMSLYIDYYLIGNYSNHHELSVALKKLLEFWYSIPSNHTSSISYWTIYIGANISLTAGEYKLFNKYISLLESQLTASKLYIISQSITQLKRFQECVENKDFDGLIKPVHKVSTSS; from the coding sequence aTGATAAAGAAGTCATCCACCTATTCAAGGCTTGGATGTGAAGAGTGTAAAAAAGCTCATGTAAAATGTGACGAAAATAGACCTCGCTGTGGTAGGTGCCAAAAAACATATAAGGCTTGTATCTACAGTAGTAATTTTGTAGTCAAAATGTTTAATGGATCATTTAATGTTGATATGGGGAGGATTTCCTCATCTTCAAACAACTTTTCATTACAGAACaataaagatgataatgataagaataataataatagtaataatggAATTAGCATGAAAGCTTTTGCAACTTCAAAGTTCCAAGCcaatttaaacaataaaattaaagttcCAAATgtaagaaataaaaatttgaagacAAAAACTATGTCCACTGTAACTCCAAGAGAAAAATCACAAATTAAATCACATGGCAAACttcaattttcttttaaaccTGGAATACGACCAAAAATAGACGCccataaaaaatatttgaggAAATTTAATCTAAAtgtaaatgaaaatattccaaaaagTCTACACCATTCACCGAAACTAAAAGCAAGTCCacataataattctaattatGGAAGTACtgtaaaaagaataattagTGTCTATGGTGCTTCACAAACTTTATGTACCCAAGAAAATTCATCTGTAACCACGTATATTAGTAGTGACTCATTcgatgaaaaaattgaaaaaaaattcatgaAATATTCCTCTTCAAGTATGGGCATATCAAGCATAAATAGTAATTTAAAGTCATTAAAATCAGATATATTGGATCCGATAGAGACTCCTACTCTGACGGACAATAATCAAACCAGTGACGTAAATAAGATTgatagaaatattttttttagagaAAATGAcgtaaaattaatgaaattattaaattatgaaGCCGATTTTATACCAAATGATCCagatattattgatgaagaaataattagaAAAACATTTAATCTTATTAAGTCGCATGGACTAGAAGGTttgattaaaaatgatCCTTTGCCatccatttttttgaatacaAAAGAAGATAATAGTACTGTGGTACAAttaacaaaacaaaatagcCTGGAAATTGTCAAATTTTGCTGGGAAGTAATGATTGCTGAATTAACTACTGGTCTATTGCAATTACTACcgtttgaatattttaaacaagTAATTCTTAATATGAAGCAAATTACTGTTGAATTCCCAGAGTTTAATGAAGCTATCATATATCTCGCATCGCATACCCTTAAAacatattataatattcaaaaaaaattttcattggCAGATTTATGGGATAGATATTATCGTATCCCCAGTCTTCAAAAAAGTCTACAAACAGTTCattcattaattgataattatcAGCTCGGTAATAACTCATTTTATCTTCTTGTCTATGCAAGAATTTCATTGGATACCTATAGCTGGAAAAAAAGTCAAGGCTGGGAACAATTAACACAACAAATCATTGCTTGTCTAAAGCAATTCCTCGATCAGCATTTAAAAggtaattttaaatttgaagagTCGAAACCTGaatttaattctattttatcCATACATTTTTGCTGGATTATGTATATGCAACAATGtgcatattttttaagCAGTGAGGTTTCTATCTTTGGTTCGGTAGAAGATATTGActattttatcaaatatacaACATCTACGCATCTCAACAAAGGAATCCTTATGGGtaataactttaatttaatttcaggGAATACGCTTGACATTAATTCACTATTTGGAAAGCTATGGAAAGCTAGTctacaattgaaaaatgaaggAATAATTTTAACTGGCATTcacattattaaattgaagTTAACCAATAAGGATGAGCGCATTAGATCACGTCTTCATAGGTTAGGGGCGGAATTAAAGGATGATTTAGCGTTAATTGTTAAAAACACTGATATGTATCCTTTGCTTCAGAGTGATAAGTACAATGGACTTGAAAATTCACTAGAAAACAGTCAAAAAATAGCAGAATTTGCGATGTCTCTGTAtatagattattatttgattggTAATTATAGTAATCATCACGAATTATCAGTggcattaaaaaaattgttagaATTTTGGTACTCCATACCTAGTAACCATACAAGTTCCATTTCTTATTGGACAATATATATCGGAGCAAATATTAGTTTAACGGCAGGCGAGTATAAActatttaacaaatatatcAGTTTATTGGAATCACAACTAACTGcttcaaaattatacataatTTCCCAAAGCATTACCCAACTAAAAAGGTTTCAAGAATGtgtagaaaataaagattttgaTGGATTAATAAAGCCAGTACATAAAGTAAGTACTTCATCTTAG